A stretch of the Medicago truncatula cultivar Jemalong A17 chromosome 5, MtrunA17r5.0-ANR, whole genome shotgun sequence genome encodes the following:
- the LOC11430124 gene encoding pyridoxal kinase: protein MIHLPLPKTATLLHSFYTLNPNPFQIFPRNSLFSDSRKRNSSMAPPILSLALPSETGRVLSIQSHTVQGYVGNKSAVFPLQLLGYDVDPINSVQFSNHTGYPSFKGQVLNGQQLWDLIEGLEANDLLYYTHLLTGYIGSVSFLNTVLDVVSKLRSINPKLTYVCDPVLGDEGKLYVPQELVTVYRERVVPIASMLTPNQFEAELLTGLRIQSEEDGREACNSIHAAGPSKVVITSINVDGNLLLIGSHLKEKGNPPKQFKIAIPKIPAYFTGTGDLMTALLLGWSNKHPDNLEKAAELAVSSLQALLQRTLDDYKSAGHDPKSSSLEIRLIQSQDDIRSPQITFKAEIYS from the exons ATGATTCATCTACCTCTCCCCAAAACCGCAACGTTACTCCATTCTTTCTACACACTCAATCCAAATCCATTCCAGATTTTCCCCAGAAACTCATTATTTTCCG ATTCAAGGAAGAGAAACTCATCAATGGCGCCTCCGATTCTTTCCTTAGCTCTTCCTTCCGAAACCGGTCGAGTACTCAGCATTCAATCTCACACTgttcag GGTTATGTAGGAAATAAATCGGCTGTTTTTCCTCTCCAACTTTTGGGCTATGATGTCGATCCAATTAATTCCGTGCAGTTTTCAAACCACACAG GGTATCCATCTTTTAAGGGCCAGGTTTTAAATGGACAGCAACTCTGGGATCTAATTGAAGGCCTTGAAGCCAATGATTTATTGTACTACACTCACTTATTAACAG GTTATATTGGTTCAGTTTCTTTTCTCAACACAGTATTGGATGTTGTCTCCAAGCTTCGCTCAATAAACCCCAAGCTTACATATG TATGTGATCCAGTATTGGGTGATGAAGGAAAGCTTTATGTTCCTCAAGAGCTGGTGACAGTGTACCGTGAGAGG GTTGTTCCAATCGCTTCAATGTTGACTCCCAATCAGTTTGAAGCAGAATTACTGACAGGACTCAG GATTCAGTCTGAAGAAGATGGTCGAGAAGCTTGTAACTCAATTCATGCAGCTGGACCTTCAAAG GTTGTAATTACAAGTATAAATGTAGATGGGAATCTTCTCCTCATTGGAAGCCATCTAAAGGAAAAG GGAAATCCTCCCAAACAATTTAAGATTGCAATTCCCAAAATACCAGCTTATTTTACG GGAACAGGAGATCTCATGACTGCACTTCTTCTCGGTTGGAGCAAT AAACACCCAGACAACCTTGAGAAGGCTGCAGAACTCGCGGTATCAAGCTTACAg GCACTTTTGCAAAGGACACTTGATGATTACAAAAGTGCTGGACATGATCCCAAATCATCCAGTTTAGAGATCAGATTAATTCAGAGCCAAGATGATATCCGCAGTCCACAAATCACATTCAAAGCTGAAATATACAGCTAA